The nucleotide sequence CCTATTGCACAACATAATGTTTAACACTAAAAGTTTGAATAGTTTTAACCCAGtttatgtatatttttgtACCATTTAgtaaattaaaaaaaattatcatcaaaaaaacaacatcCCACTATTGTACTATTCTCAAGCCAGCCAACTCTTGGTGAGAAAATAGTGGTAGCCACTGTTATAACAAAAGTAAGCAAAAAGCATAATGAATCAAATTTATATATTCAAGAAAGTGACTGAATTTATTCAATGTATTGACAAGAAAATAGACGATTACAACAAATTAAGAGAGTTTGGCCGAGTGGTTAAGGCGTCAGATTTAGGTCTTCTCAAGGTAATTTCCGGATTACCTTGTAAGCACTCTGATATCTACGGATGCGCGGGTTCGAATCCCGTAGCtctcattattttttgtatttcATCCTTTTTAAAATGCTTTCTTccggtttttttttttttttttttttccttggcTCATCAACGAAGGCATTCCGATTCGAAACTTTGTTGTATTTCAGAGTGGAGTCAATGATCAACAGTACTGATATAATATTTAGCTTCTTATATCATGAGTTATTGCTAGTTCTACATCCATCAATTCGTTTAAATTCTTGTGAGGAAAACTTGAGAATTGCCAGATTTCCGTTTTCTGGGTCATTGATTTACGCTATAGTTTACCAGCACTATAGCCAATAGCTCTTATTATGGATTTAAAAGCACTTGCTAAGAAAGAATCTAGCATAGCATTTGTTGCAGGAGGTATAGCTGGTGCTGTTTCTAGGACAGTTGTTTCACCTTTTGAACGTGTTAAGATATTGCTACAGGTACAGAGTTCCACTAGTGCATACAATGGTGGTATTTTTAATGCTGTAGGCCAGGTttacaaagaagaaggtgtcAAAGGTTTATTTCGAGGTAACGGTCTAAACTGCATTCGTATATTTCCTTATAGTGCGGTCCAATTCGTAGTATACGAATGGTGTAAGAAACACATCTTTCATGTTGATGGCTTTTTCGGAAAAGAGCAATTGCAAAATTGGCAAAGACTAGTCGCTGGCGGACTATGTGGGGGGATGAGCGTTCTTGCAACATATCCACTTGATTTAGTCCGTACTAGGTTATCCATCCAGACAGCAAATTTAGCTAAGCTCTCGAAATCCAAAGCCAAAGATATCGCAAAGCCACCTGGTGTGTGGGAGTTATTGGTTAAAACCTTCAAAGAGGAAGGTGGGATAAAGGGTTTGTACAGAGGAGTGTACCCTACAAGTCTTGGTGTAGTTCCTTATGTTGCAGTGAACTTTGCGGTCTATGAACAACTAAAAGAATTCATGCCAACTACCGACGCAAACTTGGCACATTTGTACAAATTAACTATGGGTGCCATTAGCGGAGGTGTGGCTCAAACCCTTGTATATCCATTTGACCTATTACGTAGGCGGTTCCAAGTTTTGGCGATGGGGGGAAATGAATTGGGATTCCAGTATAAAAGTGTCACCGATGCATTGGTTACTATAGGAAAAACAGAAGGCCTCAAAGGTTACTATAAAGGTTTGACTGCAAACTTATTCAAAGTCATTCCATCAACTGCAGTCAGTTGGGTAGTATATGAATTCTGTAGGGATGCAATGAATGCATGGTAAATAatattcttgaattttAAGATGTAAGTACATT is from Kluyveromyces marxianus DMKU3-1042 DNA, complete genome, chromosome 2 and encodes:
- the MRX21 gene encoding Mrx21p, yielding MDLKALAKKESSIAFVAGGIAGAVSRTVVSPFERVKILLQVQSSTSAYNGGIFNAVGQVYKEEGVKGLFRGNGLNCIRIFPYSAVQFVVYEWCKKHIFHVDGFFGKEQLQNWQRLVAGGLCGGMSVLATYPLDLVRTRLSIQTANLAKLSKSKAKDIAKPPGVWELLVKTFKEEGGIKGLYRGVYPTSLGVVPYVAVNFAVYEQLKEFMPTTDANLAHLYKLTMGAISGGVAQTLVYPFDLLRRRFQVLAMGGNELGFQYKSVTDALVTIGKTEGLKGYYKGLTANLFKVIPSTAVSWVVYEFCRDAMNAW